The following are encoded together in the Capsulimonas corticalis genome:
- a CDS encoding aminotransferase class V-fold PLP-dependent enzyme, producing MLAPFALDIYRNIQFQNSIANGIYLNHAAISPSSRRVVDAVSEAVTMLSIDPEACFMEKFMPAWANARRRLAALMGVPDQDLAFTRNTGHALSIVADGLILEPGDNIVTASCEYPAVTFPWMAQAWRGVETRFVSAEPGGRLSPERFAESMDSRTRVIALSWVQFSTGYRADIAEFVALARAHNAILVLDVIQGLGGLPINLLELGVDIAATGSHKWLMGPNGLGGLYIKPSLLDRIRLVNMGAVSVVDVVSFDGTRFEPKPNTQRYEEGSPNGLGLVGLDAALSLIEEAGIENIGERVLSNSRHAIESLEKRGYIVDSPTEDASRSGIVMFHHPTRAGKEVVDTLKAARVAASLRAGLVRFSPHFYNTHEDIDAAVAALP from the coding sequence ATGCTCGCCCCCTTTGCTCTAGATATTTACCGAAATATCCAGTTTCAAAACTCCATCGCCAACGGAATTTATCTCAACCACGCCGCCATTTCCCCCAGCTCGCGGCGCGTGGTGGACGCGGTCAGCGAAGCGGTCACGATGCTGAGCATCGATCCGGAAGCCTGTTTCATGGAGAAGTTCATGCCGGCCTGGGCAAACGCGCGGCGGCGGCTGGCGGCGCTGATGGGCGTTCCCGATCAGGATCTCGCCTTTACCCGCAACACGGGCCACGCTCTCTCGATCGTCGCGGACGGCCTGATTCTGGAGCCAGGCGACAATATCGTCACGGCGTCCTGCGAGTATCCCGCCGTCACGTTCCCCTGGATGGCGCAGGCATGGCGCGGCGTTGAGACTCGCTTCGTCTCCGCCGAACCGGGCGGCCGGCTTTCCCCGGAACGTTTTGCGGAATCGATGGATAGCCGCACACGCGTCATTGCCCTGTCCTGGGTCCAGTTCAGCACCGGCTACCGCGCCGACATCGCCGAGTTTGTGGCCCTGGCGCGCGCGCACAACGCCATTCTCGTTCTGGACGTGATCCAGGGCCTGGGCGGGCTGCCGATCAACCTGCTGGAGCTCGGTGTCGATATCGCCGCCACGGGCTCGCATAAGTGGCTGATGGGACCCAATGGCCTGGGGGGACTATATATCAAGCCATCGCTGCTGGACCGAATACGTCTCGTCAACATGGGCGCCGTGAGCGTGGTGGACGTCGTCAGCTTCGACGGCACACGCTTCGAGCCCAAGCCCAACACGCAGCGCTATGAAGAAGGAAGCCCCAACGGCCTGGGCCTGGTCGGATTGGACGCCGCGTTGTCGTTGATCGAGGAAGCCGGAATCGAGAACATCGGCGAACGCGTCCTGTCCAACTCCCGTCACGCGATCGAATCCCTGGAGAAGCGAGGATATATCGTCGACTCCCCCACGGAAGACGCATCGCGCTCCGGAATCGTCATGTTCCACCACCCAACCCGCGCGGGCAAAGAAGTAGTGGACACGCTCAAAGCGGCCCGCGTCGCGGCCAGCCTCCGCGCGGGCCTCGTGCGCTTCTCTCCTCACTTCTATAACACCCACGAAGACATCGACGCCGCCGTGGCGGCGCTGCCGTAG
- a CDS encoding Rqc2 family fibronectin-binding protein: MIFDALMLAAVTDEVSKNVTGGRIERISQPEPLDLVLRIYNAGAKHDLLLSCDPDHARVHFTSIRRDNPPQPPVFCMLLRKYLDGARLVAADMPSGLGERIFVLEFRTYDGETMTLVAEIMGRHSNLILVNGTHTILGAAKHIGRDINRFREVLPGVKYQRPPRQLGRRNPLEAYEGDSEEVFDEKTSADWLVATYGGVSPFLAREAVARSKTPYTERSLWYGLNDALTVLRVGDWKPVIWTDDRGATQGAYPILLRTVSEKLQHRRDSISVAIDHASNSVEQRDTFTQARDTLQSALARIQKQRERDLNDIDQGLKNASRAAEYQQNGDMIQASAHDIEKGQTSITSPDYYSETPGATRTIALDPTLSTRENAERYYKKARKARDSVLSLETRRMTVAADVQTIASAQRDLDQATTEEMVEAIHERVGERFSLRESRQNTDKSDRRDAPPPYEGHKIRTFRSADGWEILVGENATANDYLTTKVASSSDIWLHVRAATSAHGVIRAQNRPASVSPAALRHAAELVAARSEIKHSSLIPVDYTLKKYVRKPRKSAPGQVTYNNEKTLYVAGING; encoded by the coding sequence ATGATTTTCGATGCATTGATGTTAGCCGCCGTGACCGATGAGGTCTCAAAAAACGTCACCGGCGGACGGATCGAGCGGATCTCGCAGCCGGAGCCGCTCGATCTTGTACTGAGGATCTATAATGCGGGCGCCAAGCACGATCTGCTGCTGTCCTGCGATCCCGATCACGCCCGTGTCCATTTCACATCGATTCGACGCGACAATCCGCCGCAGCCGCCGGTCTTCTGCATGCTTCTGCGGAAATATCTGGACGGAGCCCGTCTCGTCGCCGCCGACATGCCGAGCGGCCTGGGCGAGCGGATCTTTGTTCTGGAGTTCCGCACCTACGATGGCGAGACGATGACGCTGGTGGCGGAGATCATGGGACGCCATAGCAATTTGATCCTGGTGAATGGAACGCACACGATTCTCGGGGCGGCCAAGCATATCGGCCGCGACATCAACCGGTTCCGTGAGGTGCTCCCGGGCGTCAAGTATCAGCGGCCGCCGCGCCAGCTGGGCCGGCGCAATCCCCTGGAGGCGTACGAAGGGGACTCGGAAGAAGTGTTCGATGAAAAGACGAGCGCCGATTGGCTCGTGGCGACATACGGCGGCGTCAGCCCATTTCTGGCGCGGGAAGCCGTCGCGCGGTCCAAGACGCCGTACACCGAACGATCGCTCTGGTATGGCTTGAATGACGCGCTGACAGTTTTGAGAGTCGGCGACTGGAAGCCGGTCATCTGGACCGACGATCGCGGCGCGACTCAAGGCGCCTACCCTATTCTCCTGCGGACCGTCTCCGAAAAGCTCCAGCATCGCCGAGATTCGATCAGCGTGGCGATCGATCATGCGTCCAATTCCGTGGAGCAGCGGGACACATTCACCCAGGCTCGCGACACGCTGCAATCGGCGCTCGCGCGGATCCAAAAGCAGCGCGAGCGCGATCTCAACGATATCGACCAGGGACTGAAGAATGCATCCCGCGCCGCGGAGTACCAGCAGAACGGAGATATGATTCAGGCGAGCGCGCACGACATTGAGAAGGGACAGACCTCCATCACGTCTCCGGATTACTACTCCGAGACGCCGGGGGCCACACGCACCATCGCCCTCGACCCCACGCTGTCCACACGGGAAAACGCGGAGCGGTATTACAAGAAGGCGCGCAAGGCGCGCGACAGCGTGCTTTCCCTCGAAACGCGGCGGATGACGGTCGCCGCCGACGTGCAGACCATCGCCTCAGCCCAGCGCGATCTCGATCAGGCGACGACGGAAGAGATGGTGGAGGCGATCCACGAGCGTGTCGGAGAGCGCTTCTCCCTGCGCGAATCGCGGCAGAACACGGACAAGAGCGATCGGCGCGACGCGCCTCCGCCTTATGAGGGACACAAGATCCGGACATTTCGGTCAGCGGATGGATGGGAGATTTTGGTGGGGGAAAACGCCACGGCGAACGATTACCTGACGACCAAGGTCGCCTCGTCGTCGGACATCTGGCTGCATGTGCGCGCGGCGACCTCCGCGCATGGGGTGATCCGCGCGCAGAACCGGCCGGCGTCGGTCTCTCCCGCCGCGCTGCGCCACGCAGCGGAGCTGGTGGCGGCGCGCAGCGAGATCAAACACTCTTCGCTTATTCCGGTGGATTACACGCTGAAGAAGTATGTCCGGAAGCCGCGCAAAAGCGCGCCGGGTCAGGTGACGTACAATAACGAGAAGACGCTCTACGTCGCGGGCATCAACGGCTGA
- a CDS encoding HNH endonuclease, whose translation MSHEVLVLNSDYEPLNVCNIRRALLLLYLEKADVLHVHEGVDSPKLTTGHGVSLPAPSVVRLRYHVKRPLPELKLSRRSIFARDNYTCQYCGVQSRDLTIDHILPKRHGGGMQWENLVACCRRCNTRKADKLLQHSGMKLARAPKRPRYVPYISLTKYINGTKNDVWRDYLPIFGDVGGASAYAATA comes from the coding sequence ATGAGCCATGAAGTTCTTGTACTGAACAGCGACTACGAACCGCTGAACGTTTGTAACATTCGGCGCGCGTTGCTGCTGCTTTATCTGGAGAAGGCGGATGTGCTGCACGTGCATGAAGGCGTGGATAGTCCGAAGTTGACCACCGGTCACGGCGTGTCGCTTCCGGCTCCGTCCGTCGTCCGTCTGCGCTACCATGTCAAGCGGCCGCTGCCCGAACTGAAGCTGTCCCGCCGGTCGATCTTCGCCCGGGACAACTACACGTGCCAGTACTGCGGCGTTCAGTCCCGGGACCTCACGATCGACCACATCCTGCCCAAGCGTCACGGCGGCGGCATGCAGTGGGAGAACCTCGTGGCCTGCTGCCGGCGCTGCAATACGCGCAAAGCGGACAAACTCTTGCAGCATTCCGGAATGAAGCTGGCGCGCGCTCCGAAGCGTCCACGCTACGTCCCGTATATCAGCCTGACAAAGTACATCAACGGTACGAAAAACGATGTCTGGCGCGATTACCTGCCGATCTTCGGCGATGTCGGCGGCGCCAGCGCCTACGCCGCCACCGCGTAA